A section of the Quatrionicoccus australiensis genome encodes:
- the feoB gene encoding ferrous iron transport protein B, whose product MNNSLTANNAILLVGHPNVGKSVLFHRLTGAYVNVSNYPGTTVEVTRANTRFDREAVLLDTPGVLALPSRSDDERATMRALLHESSRCLVQVGDAKNLRRTLTLTALLAELGVPMVLALNMHDEAAARGVTVDITALAEELGIPVLATVATGGEGIGELTGSLANARKPQALLRYDADFEAEIGAMADAITRLAPHPKLAARGLAILFLGGDSAVADWLRETAGQHFAELEQRCRAAAEHTDGDLPTLLARERTEAADALAASVIQRAVRSSPLLSQRLGQYVVHPVWGIPILLGVLYVVYQFVGVFGATTLVGLLEEDLFEGILNPAFTDFVTATVNLPWLADLLVGQYGLWTMGMTYALALILPIVTTFFFAFGVLEDSGYLPRLTVIANRLFALIGLNGRAVLPMVLGLGCVTMATLTTRILHSPRERMITIFLLALAIPCSAQLGVVLGMLGGVSFTAVLVWALAMVAILLLSGFLAAKLIPGRRIPLVTELPPMRLPIIGNVLKKTGGRLKWYLLEVIPLFLLGTFIMYVLDKSGGLPAIIEAGEPLVSGWLGLPKEASAAFVMGFLRRDFGATGLFAMAHDLSPIQAVVGMITITLFIPCFASLMMMVKEQGAKVAIGMVAVIVPFAFFVGGLFNIILHAVW is encoded by the coding sequence GTGAATAACTCTTTGACCGCCAACAACGCCATCCTGCTCGTCGGCCATCCCAACGTCGGCAAATCGGTCCTTTTTCACCGGTTGACCGGTGCCTACGTCAATGTTTCCAACTATCCGGGAACCACCGTCGAAGTCACCCGTGCCAATACCCGTTTCGATCGCGAAGCCGTGCTCCTCGACACGCCAGGCGTCCTCGCCCTGCCCTCGCGCAGCGATGACGAACGCGCGACGATGCGCGCCCTGCTGCACGAAAGCTCGCGCTGTCTCGTCCAGGTCGGCGATGCCAAGAACCTGCGCCGCACGCTGACCCTGACCGCCCTGCTCGCCGAACTCGGCGTGCCCATGGTGCTGGCGCTCAACATGCATGACGAAGCGGCGGCACGCGGTGTCACCGTCGATATCACGGCACTCGCGGAAGAACTCGGCATCCCGGTCCTCGCCACCGTGGCCACCGGCGGCGAAGGCATCGGCGAACTGACCGGCAGCCTGGCCAATGCCCGCAAGCCGCAAGCCCTGTTGCGCTACGACGCGGATTTCGAAGCCGAAATCGGCGCCATGGCCGATGCCATCACGCGCCTTGCCCCGCACCCGAAACTGGCCGCCCGCGGCCTGGCCATTCTTTTCCTCGGCGGTGACTCGGCCGTTGCCGACTGGCTCAGGGAAACCGCCGGCCAACATTTCGCCGAACTCGAACAACGCTGTCGCGCTGCCGCCGAACATACCGACGGCGATCTGCCGACACTGCTTGCCCGCGAACGCACCGAAGCAGCCGACGCGCTCGCCGCCAGCGTCATCCAGCGCGCCGTCAGGAGCAGCCCGCTGTTGTCGCAGCGCCTCGGCCAGTACGTCGTCCATCCGGTCTGGGGCATCCCCATCCTGCTCGGCGTACTCTACGTGGTTTACCAGTTCGTCGGCGTCTTTGGTGCAACCACTCTGGTCGGCCTGCTTGAGGAGGACCTTTTCGAAGGCATCCTCAATCCGGCCTTCACCGATTTCGTCACCGCAACGGTCAACCTGCCCTGGCTGGCCGATTTGCTGGTCGGCCAGTACGGTTTATGGACCATGGGCATGACCTACGCGCTGGCGCTGATCCTGCCCATCGTCACCACCTTCTTCTTTGCCTTCGGCGTCCTCGAGGATTCCGGCTACCTGCCGCGCCTGACCGTGATCGCCAACCGCCTGTTCGCGCTGATCGGCCTCAACGGCCGCGCCGTTCTGCCGATGGTGCTGGGGCTGGGCTGCGTCACCATGGCCACCCTGACGACGCGCATCCTGCACAGCCCGCGCGAACGGATGATCACCATCTTCCTGCTCGCCCTGGCCATTCCCTGCTCGGCGCAGCTCGGTGTCGTGCTCGGCATGCTCGGCGGCGTTTCCTTTACCGCCGTGCTGGTCTGGGCGCTGGCCATGGTTGCCATCCTGCTGCTCTCCGGCTTCCTTGCCGCCAAGCTGATTCCCGGCCGGCGCATTCCGCTGGTCACCGAACTACCGCCGATGCGCCTGCCGATCATCGGCAATGTGCTGAAGAAAACCGGCGGTCGCCTGAAGTGGTATCTGCTCGAGGTCATCCCGCTCTTCCTGCTCGGCACCTTCATCATGTATGTGCTGGACAAGAGCGGCGGCCTGCCGGCCATCATCGAAGCCGGCGAACCGCTGGTATCGGGCTGGCTCGGCCTGCCGAAAGAGGCTTCGGCCGCCTTCGTGATGGGCTTCCTGCGCCGCGATTTCGGCGCCACCGGCCTGTTTGCGATGGCCCACGATTTGTCGCCGATCCAGGCCGTGGTCGGCATGATCACCATCACCTTGTTCATCCCCTGCTTTGCCAGCCTGATGATGATGGTCAAGGAGCAAGGAGCAAAAGTCGCCATCGGCATGGTCGCCGTCATCGTCCCCTTCGCCTTTTTTGTCGGCGGCCTGTTCAACATCATCCTGCACGCCGTCTGGTAA
- a CDS encoding ferrous iron transport protein A has product MSPKHEARLPLAFITPGSEVRLVALGDEIDPLQREQLTAYGLAENRPIRVLQQKPMTVILADEVELALEHAVARHIWVEKHASPD; this is encoded by the coding sequence ATGAGTCCGAAACACGAAGCCCGCCTCCCCCTCGCCTTCATCACGCCGGGCAGCGAAGTCCGTCTGGTTGCGCTGGGCGACGAGATCGACCCGCTTCAGCGCGAGCAACTGACTGCCTACGGCCTGGCCGAAAACCGGCCGATTCGGGTGCTGCAGCAGAAGCCGATGACCGTCATTCTTGCCGACGAAGTGGAACTTGCCCTGGAACATGCTGTCGCACGCCATATCTGGGTGGAAAAGCACGCTTCACCCGACTAG